In Desertifilum tharense IPPAS B-1220, a genomic segment contains:
- a CDS encoding AAA-like domain-containing protein: MTIDEVVQIFNASQSKPLTKLQEWLLRQAWEGKTYAIMAGEANYTEEYLRRTAAELWSYLSSIWGEPITKPNFRSILEPRRLSQAQKQLIEDAQQSSAIAIPEFPSGPIALDSPFYIPRPPLEELAYEEIAKPGNVIRIKAPRKMGKSSLLLRIGAYANSLNYRTVTIDLQQADNQAFSSLDRFLRWFSANVSLELGLEPQLDRYWKTEIGSKVSCTIYFQSYILTHLNAPLVLLLNEVNRIFEYPEIARDFLPMLRVWYEQGKTLEIWQKLRLVVAYSTEVYIPLRLNQSPFNIGFPLKLPPFTPEQTDELARRYQIEWTDSGKTKRLMALLGGHPYLIQLAFFHLHRQEISLKQLLEQAPTASGIYRDHLLHLRLILQAEPPLENALKQTISAERPVELEPVLAYKLDSLGLISLEGDLATPSCELYRLYFRNLQGAREPAPSENRFLGVSEPWLGDGSPEPQPGNQDELTQLANRRYFHHYLKQAWQQAEQRSQPLSLILADIDCFRAYNDTYGFSAGDTCLQRVAVAIDHCVNLAESLVARYGGEEFAIALPNLDEPQAIQLAEALRAQIQQLGIAHSSSLVRSPLLTLSFGVASIFPDRNTDINVLIDTAARALYLSKMHGRDRVTFLNYT; encoded by the coding sequence TCATATCTCAGTTCGATTTGGGGAGAACCGATTACCAAACCGAACTTCCGTTCGATCCTTGAACCGCGTCGCCTTTCGCAGGCGCAAAAACAACTGATTGAAGATGCTCAACAGTCGTCTGCGATCGCCATTCCAGAATTTCCCAGCGGTCCTATCGCCTTAGATTCCCCCTTTTATATTCCCAGGCCTCCCCTCGAAGAACTCGCCTACGAAGAAATTGCCAAACCTGGAAATGTGATTCGGATCAAAGCACCGCGAAAAATGGGCAAAAGCTCCCTATTATTGAGAATCGGAGCCTACGCCAATTCGTTGAATTACCGAACCGTTACCATTGACTTGCAACAAGCCGATAACCAGGCCTTTAGCAGTCTGGATCGCTTTCTGCGTTGGTTTAGTGCCAATGTCAGCTTAGAACTCGGTTTAGAACCCCAACTAGACCGTTACTGGAAAACCGAAATTGGCAGCAAAGTCAGTTGTACAATTTACTTTCAAAGCTACATTCTGACCCATTTGAACGCCCCCCTGGTCTTGCTGCTCAATGAGGTCAATCGCATCTTTGAATATCCTGAAATTGCGCGGGATTTTCTCCCCATGTTGCGCGTCTGGTACGAGCAGGGCAAAACCCTAGAAATTTGGCAAAAGTTACGTTTAGTTGTAGCCTATTCTACCGAAGTTTATATCCCGCTACGGCTGAATCAGTCGCCGTTTAACATTGGTTTTCCGTTAAAACTGCCACCCTTTACCCCAGAGCAAACGGACGAGTTGGCGCGGCGCTATCAAATTGAGTGGACGGATAGCGGCAAAACTAAACGATTAATGGCATTGTTGGGAGGACATCCCTATCTGATTCAACTGGCATTCTTCCATCTGCATCGCCAAGAGATTAGCCTCAAGCAACTCCTCGAACAGGCTCCTACCGCATCGGGAATTTATCGCGATCATCTGTTGCATTTACGCTTAATCTTGCAAGCAGAACCCCCGTTAGAAAATGCCTTAAAACAGACCATTTCTGCCGAGCGCCCTGTGGAATTAGAGCCAGTCTTGGCGTATAAACTCGATAGCTTGGGGCTGATTTCTCTAGAGGGCGATTTGGCGACACCGAGTTGCGAATTGTATCGCCTTTATTTTCGGAATCTGCAAGGCGCTCGCGAACCAGCTCCATCAGAAAATCGCTTTTTGGGAGTGTCTGAACCGTGGCTGGGCGATGGTTCCCCCGAACCCCAACCGGGAAATCAGGATGAGTTGACCCAACTTGCCAATCGTCGTTATTTTCATCATTATCTGAAACAGGCTTGGCAGCAGGCCGAACAGCGCAGTCAACCTCTATCGCTGATTTTGGCAGATATTGACTGTTTTAGAGCCTATAACGATACCTATGGCTTCTCCGCCGGGGATACTTGTCTGCAACGAGTGGCGGTGGCAATCGACCATTGCGTTAATTTGGCAGAGTCCTTGGTTGCTCGCTATGGGGGCGAAGAGTTTGCGATCGCGCTCCCGAATTTGGACGAGCCGCAAGCGATCCAACTGGCGGAAGCCCTGCGCGCCCAGATTCAGCAGTTGGGAATTGCTCACTCCTCCTCCCTGGTGCGATCGCCCCTTCTCACCCTCAGTTTTGGCGTGGCTAGCATTTTTCCCGACCGGAATACGGATATTAATGTATTGATTGATACTGCCGCTCGCGCCCTTTATTTATCTAAAATGCACGGGCGCGATCGCGTGACGTTCCTCAATTACACTTAA
- a CDS encoding alpha amylase C-terminal domain-containing protein, which yields MFRRWCVRRETDAGDRVFANYANRPNEPQNLKWSLLENDRNRQLFAHYQQLIALRTQNPALQTGKIEFFHENPESRVFAYTCWNEEGSRVVVVANFFDRFLAGYAVDDFPADGTWREWTRGDRSPECDRQLLLDLGEYEAQVFSFQET from the coding sequence ATGTTCAGGAGATGGTGCGTTAGGAGAGAAACTGATGCTGGCGATCGCGTTTTCGCAAATTATGCCAATCGTCCAAACGAACCGCAGAATCTCAAATGGTCGCTGCTCGAAAACGATCGCAATCGTCAGTTATTTGCACATTACCAGCAACTCATCGCTTTGCGAACACAAAATCCGGCTTTGCAGACGGGCAAAATTGAGTTTTTCCACGAAAATCCCGAAAGTCGCGTTTTTGCCTATACCTGTTGGAATGAGGAAGGCTCGCGAGTGGTGGTAGTGGCGAACTTTTTCGATCGGTTTTTAGCCGGGTACGCCGTTGACGATTTTCCGGCAGATGGTACCTGGAGAGAATGGACGAGAGGCGATCGCTCACCTGAATGCGATCGCCAACTCCTCCTCGACTTGGGCGAGTATGAGGCTCAAGTTTTCTCGTTCCAGGAAACTTAA
- a CDS encoding fatty acid desaturase, with amino-acid sequence MLKYYLNRSGQIPTAAHPFVKPESFHQLKPLDTLKKADFVLTPYIKSSNLRATYQVLNTVVPYVLLWIAAVKITSISWWFLPPIIVLLVLFSLRCFSLMHDCGHNSLFRSKRANRIMGFLLGVINAIPQYGWSRDHAYHHKTNGDWERYRGVADFLSTEEFSQLDPFNQRLYELLRHPLMAIPGGFFYLVIKPRVILLAGVYDFIHHIFSDWKNSSEFNLAQTISTHSSKHWQSAAEFWDLLLNNICVVGSWIFLSHLWGVGLFWGIYSITLSCSATIFIWVFFVQHIFEDAYAHKTSGWNYVLGAVKGSSYLELPIVLRWFTADIGYHNIHHLCERIPNYHLAACHHKNSHLLSEVKTLRIGDLLNCSQFLLWDADSDCLVSISSFRQAAGTIANPASNSAIGAIAESLEDKHMKD; translated from the coding sequence ATGCTCAAATACTACCTGAATCGCTCTGGACAGATCCCAACAGCGGCTCATCCATTTGTAAAACCCGAGTCTTTTCATCAACTTAAGCCACTCGATACGCTCAAAAAAGCTGACTTTGTTTTAACTCCATATATCAAGAGCAGCAACTTACGGGCAACTTACCAAGTTCTCAATACCGTCGTCCCTTATGTGCTCTTGTGGATTGCGGCTGTGAAAATAACATCTATTTCTTGGTGGTTTCTCCCCCCTATCATTGTGCTACTCGTTCTCTTTTCACTTCGCTGTTTTTCTTTGATGCATGACTGCGGACACAATTCTCTATTTCGGTCAAAACGAGCGAACCGGATTATGGGGTTCTTGCTAGGTGTAATCAACGCAATTCCCCAATATGGGTGGTCAAGAGATCATGCCTACCATCACAAAACCAATGGCGACTGGGAGCGATATCGGGGTGTTGCAGATTTCTTATCTACCGAGGAGTTTTCTCAGCTCGATCCGTTCAATCAAAGACTATATGAACTCCTGCGACATCCATTAATGGCGATTCCTGGTGGTTTTTTCTATCTTGTCATCAAACCCAGAGTCATTTTGCTCGCGGGAGTTTATGATTTTATCCATCATATATTTAGTGATTGGAAAAACAGTTCGGAGTTTAACTTAGCCCAAACGATATCTACTCACTCGTCCAAGCATTGGCAGTCAGCAGCCGAATTTTGGGATCTCCTGTTGAACAATATTTGTGTGGTTGGGAGCTGGATTTTTTTAAGTCATTTATGGGGAGTTGGTCTGTTTTGGGGGATTTACTCCATCACCCTCAGTTGTTCTGCGACGATTTTCATCTGGGTCTTCTTTGTACAACATATTTTTGAGGATGCTTATGCTCACAAAACATCAGGATGGAACTATGTTTTGGGAGCAGTTAAGGGCAGCAGTTACTTAGAGCTACCAATTGTTCTCAGATGGTTTACCGCAGATATCGGCTATCACAATATTCATCATCTCTGTGAAAGAATTCCCAATTACCATCTCGCAGCTTGTCATCATAAAAATAGTCATCTGCTCTCGGAGGTTAAAACCCTCCGAATTGGAGATTTGCTGAACTGTTCCCAATTTCTTCTATGGGATGCAGATTCCGACTGTTTAGTGTCGATCTCATCCTTCCGACAAGCAGCCGGGACAATAGCGAATCCAGCATCGAATAGTGCGATCGGTGCAATAGCTGAAAGTCTTGAAGACAAACATATGAAAGATTGA
- the tnpA gene encoding IS200/IS605 family transposase — translation MKTSYRHYDRAVGLATVHLIWIPCRRKKVFADNESLKLRCIDVLHSVAQDKKWFIKSLEVASDHVYLLVEYDPHHSIAQIVKAFKGRSSRILRQEFPELLKLPSLWTHSYLFDTTEKVSTQKILDYINDPHHG, via the coding sequence ATGAAAACGAGCTACAGGCATTACGATCGCGCAGTTGGGCTAGCAACGGTTCACCTGATTTGGATACCATGCAGGCGCAAAAAGGTGTTTGCAGATAATGAATCACTGAAGCTTCGCTGCATTGATGTTTTGCATTCTGTCGCTCAAGATAAAAAGTGGTTCATCAAATCGTTGGAGGTCGCTTCAGATCATGTTTATTTATTAGTGGAATACGATCCGCACCATTCCATTGCTCAGATAGTTAAAGCATTTAAGGGGCGTTCATCTCGAATTCTTAGACAAGAGTTTCCTGAGTTGCTAAAACTTCCGAGCCTCTGGACTCATTCTTATCTGTTTGACACGACCGAAAAGGTTAGCACTCAAAAGATATTGGACTATATCAATGACCCCCATCATGGCTGA
- a CDS encoding GDSL-type esterase/lipase family protein, protein MFKVRLISLGACLLLAGCQPPQSQVSPDVANVNRTQGTQIVAFGDSITAGAGVGQQAAYPRLLSEILNVPVVNRGRGGDTTAIALQRLREQSLQADPWLVIVGLGGNDFLQGVPLAQTEENLRQIAIALQQQGAIVVILGMNVEPFNGEYKQLYQRVANDTQAYLIPGVLEGLNDPRYLFDEIHPNSAGHQVLANRIAEGLKPLLERPDLPPNSPSPTP, encoded by the coding sequence ATGTTTAAAGTCAGATTAATCAGTTTGGGGGCTTGCTTGCTGTTAGCCGGGTGTCAGCCTCCCCAGTCTCAAGTTTCCCCAGACGTGGCAAATGTGAATCGCACGCAAGGGACGCAGATTGTGGCGTTTGGCGATAGCATTACCGCAGGGGCGGGGGTGGGACAACAGGCGGCTTACCCCAGGCTTCTCAGCGAAATTCTCAATGTACCCGTAGTGAACCGAGGCAGAGGGGGAGATACAACGGCGATCGCCCTGCAACGCTTGCGGGAACAGTCCCTACAAGCCGATCCTTGGTTAGTTATTGTGGGCTTAGGGGGAAATGATTTTCTCCAAGGGGTACCGCTAGCCCAAACGGAAGAGAATCTTAGACAAATTGCGATCGCCCTCCAACAACAGGGGGCGATTGTTGTCATTTTGGGGATGAATGTTGAACCGTTTAATGGCGAGTACAAGCAACTCTACCAACGGGTAGCCAATGACACCCAAGCTTATTTAATTCCGGGGGTTTTAGAAGGTTTAAACGACCCCCGCTATCTGTTTGATGAAATTCATCCCAACTCCGCCGGACACCAAGTTTTAGCCAACCGCATCGCTGAAGGCTTAAAACCTCTCTTAGAACGCCCTGATTTACCCCCCAACTCGCCATCCCCAACCCCTTGA
- a CDS encoding type I phosphomannose isomerase catalytic subunit — translation MKWYPIKLTAAVREYAFAQRAIADRLGKKDVPPTGKIAETWEISGYKEAMGTVTNGALAGQTLQQLTETHPDELVGEGWRGPHFPLLQKFIDATGMLPVHLHADDETAKRLHNAPNGKTEAWHILWAAPDATVLAGLKSDFSREELFEAFVQQDYDAVMLRHPIQAGDTIYVPGCIIHAFGPDALVFEIQQTSDLGQFVSPTNLYGEPLDEEKWHSNINATLDELKNHYHPRPHAGLELQVGENSRIVGCAGPYFVLERWRLKENYLDPAHPHRCTTLSNVGDPVTLNFDGGSDRLERAQSCILPAAIGEVEIVPDSEASLVACYVPDLAQDIIEPLRQAGYRDRQIQELGDVQL, via the coding sequence ATGAAGTGGTATCCGATCAAACTGACGGCGGCGGTTCGAGAATATGCTTTTGCCCAAAGAGCGATCGCCGATCGTTTAGGGAAAAAGGATGTACCCCCAACGGGAAAAATTGCCGAAACCTGGGAAATTAGCGGGTACAAAGAAGCAATGGGTACCGTAACCAATGGCGCTTTAGCGGGTCAAACGCTGCAACAATTGACAGAAACGCATCCAGATGAACTGGTGGGTGAGGGGTGGCGCGGGCCGCATTTTCCGTTACTCCAAAAGTTTATTGATGCTACCGGCATGTTACCGGTACATCTCCACGCGGATGATGAAACTGCCAAACGCCTGCATAATGCCCCCAATGGTAAAACGGAAGCTTGGCATATTTTGTGGGCTGCGCCCGACGCCACAGTCTTAGCTGGACTTAAATCGGACTTTAGCAGAGAAGAACTCTTTGAAGCGTTTGTTCAACAAGATTACGACGCGGTGATGCTGCGCCATCCCATCCAAGCCGGGGATACGATTTATGTCCCTGGTTGTATTATTCACGCCTTTGGGCCTGATGCGCTGGTGTTCGAGATTCAACAAACTTCAGATTTAGGTCAATTCGTCTCGCCGACCAATCTATACGGAGAACCGTTGGATGAAGAGAAATGGCATTCTAATATTAATGCCACCCTAGACGAGTTGAAAAATCACTACCATCCTCGTCCTCATGCGGGATTGGAGTTACAGGTGGGTGAAAATAGCCGGATCGTGGGTTGTGCGGGGCCCTACTTCGTTTTAGAACGCTGGAGGTTAAAAGAAAACTATCTCGATCCGGCCCATCCCCATCGCTGTACAACGCTGTCTAATGTGGGCGATCCGGTGACGCTGAATTTTGATGGGGGAAGCGATCGCTTAGAACGCGCCCAGTCTTGCATTCTACCGGCGGCAATTGGTGAGGTAGAAATTGTGCCAGATTCCGAAGCGAGTTTAGTGGCTTGCTATGTCCCCGATTTAGCGCAAGATATCATTGAACCGCTACGACAGGCGGGATATCGCGATCGCCAAATTCAAGAACTCGGTGATGTGCAATTGTAG
- a CDS encoding class I SAM-dependent methyltransferase, protein MKIDDRPVTRLEPSSGLRRENFTRISKNGFGDRYNGISHSMSYFQGKLYVGTSRCNLQMIAVNNPPSTAVWPVKCPENVYQLDRRAQIWCYDPTNPTGGWTNAYTAPWVTGSDGTEVPQDMGYRGQAIFQGTSDSAPTLYVCTWSPSKGPAPQLLRSEEGLHFERVGALGSGDRSFNTFRTLYPFKGRLFTAPTGRTKGYGQADDCMAEATVYVTCDPLTQPWQAASPPSFNDPTNLTAFEMVEFNDHLYVGTVNATSGYQIWKTKAEGDPPYQWTQVLASGAYRGNLNEMPVSMTVFNNALYIGSGIQNGGYDKVYHIGPAGAELIRIYPDDTWDLIVGEARLTPHGYKYPLSDIGPGFDSLFNAHFWRSVVYDGWLYLSTYNWSIFLPYLSQQNWSNTFKKRIQKLGIHNIVQKWGGCDLWRTQDGVRWLPVSRNGLDNPYNYGIRTMVPTPHGLFLGTANTFGPEVCLRVSSGEWTYAPNPSSGTEVWLGVPPQQTPVVVKAEEPSQTVTELKEKYDVRMYEPLVDEYYDYSDFYSWGYWDAQTQTQKEACLNMMELLISLIPEKQGNIIDVACGKGATSRCLLKYYPPSAITGIDISDKLMDTCRQNAPGCEFVVMDATRMDFADASCDNMICVDGAGLFDTRERFLHEAFRVLKPGGRLILSDRLISKAAVKRLRSINWENYVRDLKEYDTLYQRAGFENVQIYDVTPECLGGYTDRFSDFICRKFTTQAIDRDTFNNFMSFILSRTIIIRYYVFVSAQKPV, encoded by the coding sequence ATGAAAATCGACGATCGCCCAGTCACTCGCCTAGAACCCTCTTCTGGCTTGCGGAGAGAGAATTTTACCCGAATTTCCAAAAACGGCTTTGGCGATCGCTACAACGGCATCTCCCACTCCATGTCCTACTTTCAGGGCAAACTCTATGTCGGCACCTCTCGCTGCAATCTGCAAATGATTGCCGTCAATAACCCCCCTTCCACCGCCGTCTGGCCCGTGAAATGCCCGGAAAACGTCTATCAACTCGATCGTCGGGCGCAAATTTGGTGCTACGACCCCACCAACCCCACAGGAGGCTGGACAAACGCCTACACCGCCCCGTGGGTGACGGGTAGCGACGGCACCGAAGTTCCCCAAGATATGGGCTACCGGGGTCAAGCCATCTTTCAAGGCACCAGCGACAGCGCCCCCACCCTTTACGTCTGTACCTGGTCCCCCTCCAAAGGACCGGCCCCGCAACTCCTGCGTTCGGAAGAGGGTCTGCACTTTGAACGAGTGGGGGCTTTAGGTTCTGGCGATCGCAGCTTCAACACCTTCCGCACCCTCTACCCCTTCAAAGGACGCCTCTTTACCGCCCCTACCGGACGTACCAAGGGCTACGGACAAGCCGACGACTGCATGGCCGAGGCCACCGTCTATGTCACCTGCGACCCCCTCACCCAACCTTGGCAAGCCGCCAGCCCCCCCAGCTTTAACGACCCCACCAACCTCACCGCCTTTGAAATGGTGGAATTTAACGACCACCTCTACGTCGGTACGGTGAACGCTACCAGCGGCTATCAAATTTGGAAAACCAAAGCCGAAGGCGATCCGCCCTACCAATGGACGCAAGTTTTAGCAAGCGGGGCCTACCGGGGCAACCTCAACGAAATGCCCGTCAGCATGACCGTCTTTAACAACGCCCTCTACATTGGCAGCGGCATCCAAAATGGCGGGTATGACAAGGTGTACCATATTGGGCCCGCCGGAGCCGAACTGATTCGCATTTATCCAGACGACACTTGGGATCTCATTGTCGGCGAAGCCCGCTTAACTCCCCACGGCTACAAATATCCCCTCAGCGATATTGGCCCCGGTTTTGACTCGCTGTTTAACGCTCACTTTTGGCGCAGCGTCGTTTATGACGGCTGGTTGTATCTTTCTACCTATAACTGGAGTATCTTTTTACCCTATCTCAGCCAGCAAAATTGGTCTAACACCTTCAAAAAGCGGATTCAAAAACTCGGAATTCACAACATCGTGCAAAAGTGGGGCGGCTGCGACCTCTGGCGGACTCAAGATGGCGTGCGCTGGTTGCCTGTCTCGCGCAATGGCTTAGATAATCCCTATAACTACGGCATTCGGACGATGGTTCCGACTCCCCACGGCTTATTTTTAGGCACCGCCAACACCTTTGGCCCAGAAGTCTGTTTGCGGGTTTCCTCTGGCGAGTGGACTTACGCCCCGAACCCCTCTAGCGGTACGGAGGTTTGGTTAGGCGTTCCTCCCCAACAAACCCCGGTGGTGGTTAAAGCCGAAGAACCCAGTCAAACGGTAACGGAACTCAAGGAAAAATATGACGTGCGGATGTACGAACCGCTTGTGGATGAGTATTACGACTACAGCGACTTTTATAGCTGGGGGTATTGGGATGCTCAAACCCAGACGCAAAAGGAAGCCTGCTTAAACATGATGGAGTTGCTGATTTCCCTGATTCCAGAAAAGCAGGGCAATATTATTGATGTGGCTTGCGGTAAAGGAGCCACCAGTCGATGCTTGCTGAAGTATTATCCGCCCTCGGCAATTACGGGGATTGATATTTCGGATAAGTTGATGGATACCTGCCGCCAGAATGCGCCCGGTTGTGAGTTTGTGGTGATGGATGCTACGCGGATGGATTTTGCCGATGCTTCTTGCGACAATATGATCTGCGTTGATGGGGCGGGGTTATTTGACACGCGAGAACGCTTTCTGCACGAGGCGTTTCGGGTGTTGAAACCGGGGGGACGGCTGATTTTGTCGGATCGGTTGATTTCTAAGGCGGCTGTTAAGCGGCTGCGGTCTATTAATTGGGAAAATTATGTTCGAGATTTAAAAGAATATGACACGCTCTACCAGCGGGCGGGGTTTGAAAATGTGCAAATCTATGATGTAACGCCGGAATGTTTGGGTGGGTATACCGATCGCTTTTCTGATTTTATCTGTCGTAAGTTTACAACTCAGGCGATCGATCGCGATACGTTCAATAATTTTATGAGTTTTATTCTGTCGCGAACCATCATTATCCGCTACTACGTGTTTGTCTCGGCCCAGAAGCCAGTTTGA
- a CDS encoding alpha/beta fold hydrolase, with protein MPKVLANGVTLSYQQTGNGSDLVMIHGLAASRAFWYPLIAQQLEQKFRVTFYDLRGHGYSEMPAAGYTSQDMALDLHELLNHLQIHRALLVGHSFGGVIALQYALQHPERVSSLVVADSRISCLQPVQRLKDTDYLSELEAAILAASPDIDWENETQIGLRFLEEIAKERWQSLRRESRYGYIPFGGSGGGTRAAQKWLNLLNTTTARQDLQNTAGLSIEKIRHLSVPLVAVYGARSRCLPTCQALTQILPTCQTHLIPDSSHFYPVTQAATFARILTHPEVQPL; from the coding sequence ATGCCCAAAGTGCTTGCGAACGGAGTCACCCTTTCTTATCAACAAACTGGCAACGGATCGGATCTCGTCATGATTCATGGACTCGCAGCGAGTCGAGCATTTTGGTATCCCTTAATCGCCCAGCAACTCGAACAGAAATTTCGCGTCACCTTTTACGATTTGCGAGGTCACGGCTATAGCGAGATGCCTGCGGCTGGCTATACATCCCAAGACATGGCATTAGACCTTCACGAACTCCTCAATCACCTCCAGATTCACCGAGCCTTGTTAGTCGGTCATAGCTTTGGGGGCGTTATCGCCTTACAGTATGCCTTGCAGCATCCCGAACGCGTTTCTAGCTTAGTCGTCGCCGATAGTCGCATCTCTTGTTTGCAACCCGTACAACGCCTCAAAGACACCGATTACCTCAGCGAATTAGAAGCCGCCATTTTAGCCGCATCCCCCGATATTGATTGGGAAAACGAAACCCAAATTGGTCTGCGATTTTTAGAAGAAATTGCCAAAGAACGCTGGCAATCTTTACGCCGGGAGAGCCGCTACGGGTATATTCCCTTTGGCGGAAGCGGTGGCGGAACGCGGGCGGCCCAAAAATGGTTGAACTTACTCAACACCACCACAGCCCGCCAAGACCTTCAAAATACGGCGGGGTTAAGCATCGAGAAGATTCGCCACCTCAGCGTCCCCCTTGTGGCAGTCTATGGAGCGCGATCGCGCTGTCTGCCCACCTGCCAAGCCCTGACCCAAATCTTACCCACCTGTCAAACCCACCTGATTCCCGATAGCAGCCACTTTTACCCCGTCACCCAAGCTGCCACCTTTGCCCGCATCCTCACCCATCCGGAAGTACAACCTTTATGA
- a CDS encoding Trm112 family protein yields MSNSALFLKFLVCPETHNPLCWADSNLIANLNVKIQHNQVKNRGGDAIIQPLEQGLLCETQNYLYPVESGIPVLLKERAIALNDISSLSID; encoded by the coding sequence ATGTCAAATTCAGCCCTTTTTCTCAAGTTTCTTGTCTGCCCAGAAACTCACAATCCATTGTGCTGGGCAGATTCAAATTTAATTGCAAATTTGAATGTAAAAATCCAACACAATCAAGTGAAGAATAGAGGAGGAGACGCGATTATTCAGCCCTTAGAACAAGGCTTGCTGTGCGAAACTCAAAATTATTTATATCCGGTTGAATCGGGTATCCCCGTACTTTTGAAAGAACGCGCGATCGCCCTTAACGATATCTCCTCCCTTTCAATCGATTAG
- a CDS encoding NF038122 family metalloprotease, which produces MPHLTLSSTGKRLTSLVCAVGLSLSGTAAEALTFTFNAAPGTPSSVVNGFAAAGDIWSAVLADDVTVNINISFTNLGDGILGGTVARRYPVSYNLVRALMYGDITSIDDWVAFSNLLPEPYFNMLINQTSNSRGGSPEIPYLDINGSNNNTQVHLTGANAKALGLAAYLPVNHVDATIQFSNLFNWDFDRSNGIDPLAFDFIGVAAHEIGHALGFVSGVDLLDSVAGILGPILPDNFYRATVMDLFRFSEESAARSRQIGAPVIDFTASPTPKYFSMNAGRTLLSPFSTGTYLGDGEQASHWQDNLGIGMMDPTIDYGELLQITANDLKVFDVIGWDLVANNSSRRSPVNLALAASPFKSEPVPEPSLALGLMALGLGFSIANRLKGRRYR; this is translated from the coding sequence ATGCCTCATCTGACTTTAAGTTCAACTGGGAAACGTCTGACTTCTCTGGTGTGTGCGGTGGGGTTGAGTCTCAGCGGCACTGCTGCCGAGGCGCTCACTTTTACGTTCAATGCTGCACCGGGAACGCCGTCAAGTGTGGTGAATGGTTTCGCCGCTGCTGGGGATATCTGGTCTGCGGTATTGGCTGATGATGTGACGGTCAATATTAATATCAGTTTTACGAATTTGGGAGATGGAATTTTAGGCGGAACGGTCGCGCGTCGCTATCCGGTTTCCTATAATTTGGTACGGGCATTGATGTATGGCGATATTACCTCCATTGACGATTGGGTTGCTTTTAGCAATCTGTTGCCGGAACCCTATTTCAATATGTTGATTAATCAAACTTCAAATAGTCGAGGGGGTTCGCCAGAAATTCCTTATCTAGATATTAATGGCAGTAACAATAATACGCAGGTGCATTTAACCGGAGCCAATGCTAAGGCGTTGGGGCTAGCGGCTTATTTGCCGGTTAATCATGTGGATGCAACCATTCAATTTAGCAATCTGTTTAATTGGGATTTCGATCGCAGTAATGGTATCGATCCGTTGGCGTTTGATTTTATTGGAGTGGCTGCTCATGAAATTGGTCATGCCTTGGGGTTTGTTAGCGGCGTTGATTTGCTAGATAGTGTTGCAGGAATCCTTGGACCGATCTTACCCGATAACTTCTATCGGGCAACTGTTATGGATTTGTTTCGATTCTCCGAGGAAAGTGCAGCACGGAGTCGGCAAATTGGCGCGCCAGTTATCGATTTTACGGCTAGCCCAACGCCAAAATATTTTTCAATGAATGCCGGAAGAACCCTGCTTTCTCCTTTTTCAACCGGAACTTATTTAGGCGATGGCGAACAGGCAAGTCACTGGCAAGATAATTTAGGGATTGGGATGATGGACCCCACCATTGACTATGGGGAATTATTGCAAATTACGGCAAACGATCTGAAAGTATTTGATGTCATAGGTTGGGATTTGGTTGCGAATAATTCCAGCAGACGTTCGCCAGTCAATCTGGCTTTGGCGGCAAGTCCTTTCAAGTCCGAACCTGTACCAGAACCGAGCCTAGCACTAGGGTTGATGGCTTTGGGGTTGGGCTTTAGCATTGCTAATCGATTGAAAGGGAGGAGATATCGTTAA